One genomic region from Reichenbachiella ulvae encodes:
- a CDS encoding alpha-amylase family glycosyl hydrolase — protein MRKLILICVSLLAYVQLNAQKVDIAPTITPEFFQADEEITISYDATGNSLSNLDEAWIWLWLPDNENTNVVSNVNPASSNTSATDKAKFTKETNGGKVTFTITLTLTDFTGLSKDAINEVGMLLKGDDWADGQTEDYITQVTNQFTVQMNSPEGDYGFYQIGDVINLDIKTSEGSTIEIYVDDNLIASATDALSLQHNHTVIDDGEVHVLKAMAATATETDETTYTYSLTPNTPTVALPNGMLNGVNYNDANATEATLVLLAPGKNSVFVLGDFNDWQLDKEYLMNKDGDQFWVTISNLAPGTSYVFQYLIDGELIVADPYTEQVSDPWDDSFIDASTFPNLVEYPSNKTSYRASVLETGQTAYSWVNETFDAPDQDDLMIYELLVRDFHESHTYQAVIDKLDYLEGLGINAIELMPVNEFEGNESWGYNPNFYFAPDKYYGTKNDLKKLIDECHGRGIAVILDLVLNHTFNSSPFARMYWNDVSNRPAADNPWYNEQHNFANTAAHWGSDLNHESVYTQALVDSVNSYWMQEYKVDGFRFDFTKGFGNNFKSSSDEWASNYDADRIALLKRMADKIWEQDAEAYVIFEHLAENSEEKELADYGIMLWGNMNHDYRSLAKRFIKDISGSYHGTRGWSRPNLVSYMESHDEERVMWDIQKSTNMGLPEAIRRLQLNAVFFFTIPGPKMVWQFGEMAYDEELNNDRLGVKPTHWEYLEDNNRRKLYLLYQSLINLRSNTQYVDADYFEWESAGKQKWISISHPDVNIVVVGNFGLESTEINPHFTKDGTWYDYLTGQEIEVKDFENFELTVPAEDFRIFTSSVIENYIEESALVLGVNEGIIEGNSNWVLYPNPVKEWLTIETEILMSGISVFNMMGKVVMEQELFEKTRKTSMEVSSLEAGIYLIRLSDAQGEVRVMRFIKN, from the coding sequence ATGAGAAAACTCATCCTCATATGTGTTTCGCTGTTGGCCTATGTTCAGTTGAATGCGCAGAAAGTTGATATTGCGCCTACGATTACACCAGAATTTTTTCAGGCCGATGAAGAAATAACCATAAGTTATGATGCTACAGGCAATAGCCTAAGCAATCTGGATGAGGCATGGATATGGCTTTGGCTACCAGATAATGAAAATACCAATGTAGTTTCTAATGTCAATCCAGCCAGTAGCAATACTTCAGCCACAGATAAAGCAAAATTTACAAAAGAAACCAATGGTGGCAAGGTGACTTTTACTATCACTTTGACACTGACAGATTTTACAGGATTGTCCAAGGATGCCATCAATGAGGTGGGGATGCTTCTTAAAGGGGATGATTGGGCAGATGGTCAGACCGAGGATTACATTACGCAGGTGACCAATCAATTTACGGTTCAAATGAACAGCCCTGAGGGAGATTATGGTTTTTACCAAATAGGAGATGTAATTAATTTGGACATCAAAACCTCAGAAGGCTCAACCATCGAAATTTATGTAGATGATAATCTCATAGCTTCAGCGACAGATGCTCTTTCGCTACAACATAACCATACAGTGATAGATGATGGAGAGGTACATGTTCTAAAGGCTATGGCTGCAACAGCTACAGAAACAGATGAAACTACTTATACCTATAGTTTGACTCCAAATACTCCTACAGTGGCCTTACCTAATGGTATGCTCAATGGGGTTAATTACAATGATGCCAATGCTACTGAAGCTACCTTGGTGCTACTTGCACCTGGCAAGAATAGTGTTTTTGTATTGGGAGACTTTAATGACTGGCAACTGGACAAAGAGTACTTGATGAACAAGGATGGTGATCAGTTCTGGGTGACTATTTCGAATCTTGCTCCTGGTACATCCTATGTCTTTCAGTATTTGATTGATGGAGAATTGATAGTGGCTGATCCATATACTGAACAGGTGAGTGATCCCTGGGATGATAGTTTTATTGATGCCAGCACTTTTCCAAATTTGGTAGAATACCCAAGTAATAAAACTTCATATCGTGCCTCAGTTTTAGAAACAGGTCAAACAGCGTACAGCTGGGTCAACGAAACCTTCGATGCACCAGATCAGGATGACTTGATGATTTACGAGTTGTTGGTGAGGGATTTTCATGAAAGCCATACTTATCAGGCCGTCATTGATAAATTAGACTATCTCGAGGGTCTTGGTATCAATGCTATAGAACTGATGCCAGTGAACGAATTCGAAGGGAATGAGAGCTGGGGTTATAATCCAAATTTTTATTTCGCCCCAGACAAATACTACGGCACCAAAAATGACTTGAAAAAGCTCATCGATGAGTGCCATGGCAGAGGGATAGCAGTGATATTGGATTTGGTGCTCAACCATACTTTTAATAGTTCTCCTTTTGCAAGAATGTACTGGAATGATGTATCTAATAGGCCAGCCGCAGATAATCCATGGTACAACGAGCAACACAACTTTGCTAATACGGCAGCTCATTGGGGTTCGGATTTGAACCATGAGAGCGTCTACACCCAGGCACTGGTAGATAGTGTCAATAGCTATTGGATGCAGGAATATAAGGTAGACGGTTTTCGATTTGATTTTACCAAGGGGTTTGGGAATAACTTCAAGAGTTCGTCAGACGAATGGGCGAGCAATTACGACGCAGATCGAATAGCCCTGCTTAAGCGCATGGCGGATAAGATTTGGGAACAGGACGCTGAGGCTTATGTCATTTTTGAGCACTTAGCGGAAAATAGTGAAGAAAAAGAGTTAGCTGATTATGGTATTATGTTGTGGGGTAATATGAACCATGATTATCGATCTCTGGCCAAAAGGTTTATCAAGGATATTAGCGGTTCCTATCACGGAACCAGAGGATGGAGTCGTCCAAATTTAGTATCTTATATGGAGAGTCATGACGAGGAACGTGTCATGTGGGACATTCAGAAGAGTACCAATATGGGACTGCCAGAAGCCATAAGAAGATTGCAGCTCAATGCGGTGTTTTTCTTCACTATCCCTGGACCTAAAATGGTATGGCAGTTTGGAGAAATGGCTTATGACGAAGAGTTGAACAATGACCGATTAGGTGTCAAGCCAACACATTGGGAATATCTGGAGGATAATAACAGAAGGAAACTGTATTTGCTTTACCAGTCGCTGATAAATTTACGATCTAATACCCAATATGTAGATGCGGATTATTTTGAATGGGAATCAGCCGGGAAGCAAAAATGGATCAGTATCAGTCACCCGGATGTGAATATTGTAGTGGTGGGTAATTTCGGATTGGAATCTACAGAGATTAATCCTCATTTCACCAAGGATGGTACTTGGTATGATTACTTGACAGGTCAGGAAATCGAAGTAAAGGATTTTGAAAATTTTGAACTGACTGTGCCTGCCGAGGATTTTAGAATTTTTACTTCTTCAGTGATAGAAAACTATATCGAAGAAAGTGCATTGGTATTGGGTGTCAATGAGGGGATAATTGAGGGAAATAGCAACTGGGTACTTTACCCAAACCCTGTTAAGGAATGGTTGACCATAGAAACAGAAATTTTGATGAGTGGCATTAGTGTATTCAATATGATGGGAAAGGTGGTTATGGAACAAGAATTATTTGAAAAAACAAGAAAGACCAGTATGGAGGTGTCATCTCTGGAGGCTGGTATATATCTGATCAGATTGAGCGATGCTCAGGGAGAGGTTAGGGTGATGAGGTTTATAAAGAATTAA
- a CDS encoding SusF/SusE family outer membrane protein, with amino-acid sequence MKNANRIFSFMLSLAVIAMMASCSQDDGGIDIGGGDGLLVADGFYVAAEGEDPVSTSELKSATVDAPDFGAMDRVGFMQGYMYLTTGKYNLVEVVEKEVVATIGGTQSAVAEVNNAECDASGYQFVAAEEGGTAFEITTDGLYVVAYDTDMDEIVFDQLESVGIIGGATPGGWSDDTSLSGTVTADGGAWSIEGVALEENEMKFRFNCRWAIDRRLDVTSDFANDNGYSFFTNFGGSLSNLLPGNEGANIAITERGEYTVTFTWDPRDGVLATATKTGDLEPLPDYPEALYLIGNGLNMADSDSDGTADGWQWELTDYPMIPVHSNPHLFWKIVWLEENGAIKVSPAKDWNNAFGKTGDATEGVFAQGGDDVPVPAAGYYMVVANMEDETIEINVPNVYGIGDAFGSDDTQWTAANENQKFTVDNDNGVISYTGIIGAKDVRIHVAASTLTVKDGSGPVDWWQAEFIVLDGKIEYRGTGDDQARAQGSDGGSVTLNFKDGTGTIN; translated from the coding sequence ATGAAAAACGCAAATAGAATATTTTCTTTCATGCTTTCGCTAGCAGTGATCGCTATGATGGCGTCATGTAGTCAGGATGACGGAGGAATTGACATTGGAGGCGGAGATGGCCTTTTGGTCGCGGATGGTTTTTACGTAGCTGCCGAAGGTGAAGATCCAGTCTCTACTTCAGAATTGAAGTCTGCTACTGTTGATGCCCCTGATTTTGGTGCAATGGATAGAGTGGGCTTTATGCAAGGGTACATGTATCTGACTACAGGTAAGTATAACCTTGTAGAGGTGGTTGAAAAAGAGGTAGTTGCAACTATCGGTGGTACACAAAGTGCAGTGGCTGAGGTGAACAATGCAGAGTGTGATGCTTCTGGTTATCAATTTGTGGCTGCAGAAGAGGGTGGAACTGCTTTCGAAATTACAACTGATGGACTTTATGTAGTTGCCTATGATACGGATATGGATGAGATCGTGTTTGATCAATTAGAATCTGTTGGAATCATTGGTGGTGCTACTCCAGGTGGATGGAGTGATGATACTTCACTTTCTGGAACCGTAACTGCTGATGGTGGTGCATGGTCTATTGAAGGAGTTGCTCTTGAGGAAAATGAAATGAAATTCAGATTCAACTGTAGATGGGCCATCGATAGAAGGTTGGACGTGACTTCTGATTTTGCCAACGATAACGGGTATTCATTTTTCACCAACTTCGGTGGATCATTGTCTAATTTATTGCCAGGTAATGAAGGTGCTAACATCGCTATTACCGAAAGAGGGGAGTATACTGTGACTTTCACTTGGGATCCTAGAGACGGGGTATTAGCAACCGCTACTAAAACTGGTGACCTGGAGCCATTACCTGATTACCCAGAGGCACTATATTTAATAGGTAATGGGTTAAATATGGCTGATTCTGATTCAGATGGAACTGCTGATGGATGGCAGTGGGAATTGACTGATTACCCAATGATCCCAGTGCACTCTAATCCGCACTTATTCTGGAAGATCGTATGGTTGGAAGAAAATGGTGCAATCAAGGTGTCTCCTGCTAAAGATTGGAATAATGCTTTTGGTAAAACTGGTGATGCGACTGAAGGAGTGTTTGCACAAGGTGGTGACGATGTACCAGTTCCTGCTGCAGGATACTATATGGTAGTTGCTAATATGGAAGATGAGACGATTGAAATCAATGTTCCAAATGTTTACGGTATCGGTGATGCATTCGGTAGCGATGATACACAATGGACTGCTGCTAATGAAAATCAGAAATTTACAGTAGATAATGACAATGGTGTGATTTCTTACACTGGAATCATCGGAGCTAAAGATGTGAGAATACACGTAGCAGCTTCTACTTTGACAGTAAAAGATGGTAGCGGACCAGTAGACTGGTGGCAAGCTGAGTTCATCGTGTTGGATGGTAAAATCGAATATCGAGGAACTGGTGATGACCAGGCCAGAGCCCAAGGTTCTGATGGAGGAAGCGTGACGCTTAACTTCAAAGATGGTACAGGTACTATCAACTAA
- a CDS encoding SusC/RagA family TonB-linked outer membrane protein: MNDFYENVIVNWEKRGFSLLASVLMILSVFITSGAYAQSRSVTGVVTDSDLGGGLPGVNVLVKGTSSGVVTDFDGNFTVEVNDGAVLIFSFVGYKTEEVTVGNMSHIVVELQLDAEELSEVVVIGYGSVEKKDVTGVVASVDSKQFNKGVIGSPDKLLTGKVAGLQINSSGDPGSSTDIRLRGVSINGEQPLFVVDGVPLDKNSGTVGGRNPLNFMNPNDVENITVLKDASAAAIYGARGANGVIIITTKSGEKGKMRVSYDGFYSISRFSDNKVPIFDADTYRQVIIDKAPQEYEFLGDANTDWVNEVLQVAQGMQHNLSVSGGAKDTKYYASVNYLDNQGVMRKTRNQTTSIGLKLNQSLFNDNLKLTLNSKTGFVKDQFSPNVIGSALRMDPTRPVYEENSPFDGYFQWGSPNEALATANPVSEQDLNDQKGKTFRSLNSINIDYRLPFVQGLSVEAVGSYNYSKGEYDAVASEFLKSRYINERGVGINDEEATKKTKLLETLLKYHTELKAIDTRVDLTGGYSWQNFRQDQTKFAGDSATQVNGKYVSTDTTFFDLAPLENRLISFYGRANIDIKHKYLLTFSLRRDGSTKFGEANKWGMFPAGAIAWRIIEEPWMNWSSDLFSDLKLRAGYGVTGNQDIADYKYNTFYELGDQFATYQFGNEYVRTLRPIGVDPELKWEETVSTNVGIDVGFLDGRLNVSAEYYIKEVNDLLFNVAVPAGSNLSDLVLTNIGKVRNQGFEFVMDAVAVDSENFSWDLNFNMSTNKNEVIRLDNSAFDPLFGGYDDRNNIINGDVGQTIRVLKEGESIYAFKVYEQIYDNTGKPVSSSNPLDMYVDQPTVDTDNDGILDSGDGVINDNDKVVTDSPFPFLMMGLTSNMRYKNFDLSFTFRSNLGGHVYNNNASSMGYFDLLTETNVTNNIHESSYETGFKTRQLHSSHYIEDASFLKLDNITLGYTFSQLKFARIKAYVTAQNLMTVTNYSGIDPETFTGIDNNPYPRSTTFIGGVNINF, translated from the coding sequence ATGAATGACTTTTACGAAAATGTGATAGTGAATTGGGAAAAAAGGGGGTTTTCTCTTTTGGCTTCAGTGCTGATGATACTTTCAGTATTCATCACATCTGGGGCATATGCACAGTCTCGTTCGGTGACGGGTGTAGTGACAGATTCTGACTTAGGTGGAGGACTACCAGGGGTAAATGTTCTTGTCAAAGGAACTTCTTCTGGTGTGGTGACTGATTTTGACGGGAATTTTACTGTGGAGGTTAACGACGGAGCAGTTTTGATATTTTCCTTCGTGGGATACAAAACTGAGGAAGTGACTGTTGGAAATATGAGTCACATTGTTGTGGAGTTACAATTGGATGCAGAAGAACTATCTGAAGTAGTCGTGATTGGCTATGGCAGTGTAGAGAAGAAGGACGTGACTGGTGTGGTAGCCAGTGTTGATTCTAAACAATTCAACAAGGGTGTTATAGGTTCTCCTGATAAACTTCTAACTGGTAAAGTAGCGGGTCTTCAAATCAATTCATCTGGTGATCCTGGATCATCAACTGATATCAGATTGCGAGGTGTATCCATTAATGGTGAGCAACCACTATTTGTAGTGGATGGGGTGCCATTAGATAAAAATTCAGGAACAGTAGGTGGAAGAAATCCACTCAACTTTATGAACCCCAATGATGTAGAGAATATTACAGTATTAAAGGATGCATCAGCTGCTGCCATTTATGGAGCCAGAGGGGCTAACGGTGTGATCATCATCACAACCAAGAGCGGTGAAAAAGGAAAGATGAGAGTAAGCTATGATGGTTTTTACTCCATTTCGAGATTTTCAGATAATAAGGTACCGATTTTCGATGCAGATACTTACAGACAAGTGATTATCGACAAGGCACCACAAGAATACGAATTCTTAGGAGATGCCAATACCGATTGGGTCAACGAAGTATTGCAGGTGGCTCAAGGGATGCAACATAACCTATCGGTATCTGGAGGAGCAAAAGATACAAAGTACTATGCCTCAGTCAACTATTTGGATAACCAGGGGGTAATGAGAAAGACCAGAAACCAAACGACAAGTATTGGGTTAAAATTGAACCAATCTTTGTTCAATGATAACTTGAAATTGACCCTGAATTCAAAGACAGGTTTTGTTAAGGATCAATTTTCTCCTAATGTCATTGGTTCTGCTCTGAGAATGGACCCAACTCGTCCGGTTTATGAGGAGAACAGTCCTTTTGACGGATATTTTCAGTGGGGGTCGCCCAATGAGGCTTTAGCAACTGCTAACCCAGTTTCTGAACAGGACTTGAATGATCAGAAAGGGAAAACTTTCAGATCTCTAAATAGCATTAATATTGACTATAGACTGCCATTTGTACAAGGTTTGAGTGTCGAGGCAGTTGGTTCTTATAATTATTCCAAGGGTGAATATGATGCTGTGGCAAGTGAGTTTCTCAAATCAAGATATATCAACGAAAGAGGGGTAGGAATCAACGATGAAGAAGCCACTAAGAAAACGAAATTACTAGAAACCCTGTTGAAGTATCATACCGAACTGAAGGCCATCGATACTCGAGTAGACCTGACTGGAGGATATTCATGGCAGAATTTCCGACAGGATCAGACAAAATTTGCAGGTGATAGTGCAACCCAGGTAAATGGCAAATATGTATCTACAGATACTACTTTCTTTGATTTGGCACCATTGGAAAACCGTTTGATATCCTTCTATGGTAGAGCTAACATTGATATCAAACACAAATATCTATTGACATTTTCTTTGAGAAGAGATGGGTCTACCAAATTTGGTGAAGCCAATAAATGGGGAATGTTCCCTGCAGGGGCTATCGCCTGGAGAATCATCGAGGAGCCATGGATGAACTGGTCTTCTGATCTATTCAGCGATCTGAAGTTGAGAGCGGGATATGGTGTAACAGGTAATCAGGATATTGCCGATTACAAGTACAATACTTTCTATGAATTAGGGGATCAGTTTGCTACCTATCAGTTCGGCAATGAGTATGTTAGAACTTTGAGACCGATAGGAGTAGATCCTGAGCTGAAATGGGAAGAAACCGTGTCTACGAACGTGGGTATTGATGTCGGGTTTTTGGATGGTCGACTCAATGTGTCCGCAGAATATTATATCAAAGAAGTGAATGACTTGTTGTTCAATGTAGCAGTGCCTGCCGGAAGCAACCTATCAGATTTGGTTTTGACTAATATCGGTAAAGTTAGAAATCAAGGTTTTGAATTTGTGATGGACGCCGTGGCTGTCGATTCTGAGAACTTTAGCTGGGACTTGAATTTTAACATGTCTACTAATAAAAATGAGGTAATCAGGTTGGATAATTCTGCTTTTGATCCATTGTTTGGTGGATACGATGATCGAAACAATATTATTAATGGTGATGTAGGTCAAACCATAAGAGTACTGAAAGAAGGAGAATCCATTTATGCCTTCAAGGTATATGAGCAGATCTATGACAACACTGGCAAACCCGTAAGTAGTTCTAACCCTTTGGATATGTACGTGGATCAGCCTACAGTCGATACTGACAATGATGGTATTTTGGATTCGGGTGATGGTGTGATCAATGATAATGATAAAGTGGTTACAGACAGTCCATTTCCTTTTCTCATGATGGGATTGACATCTAATATGAGATACAAAAACTTTGATCTGAGTTTTACATTCAGATCAAACCTTGGTGGTCATGTCTATAATAATAATGCCTCAAGCATGGGGTACTTTGATCTATTGACCGAAACCAATGTGACCAATAATATTCATGAGTCTTCTTATGAAACTGGATTCAAGACAAGACAATTACACTCCTCTCATTATATTGAAGATGCGTCATTCTTGAAACTGGATAACATCACTTTGGGTTATACTTTCAGTCAATTAAAGTTTGCAAGAATTAAGGCATACGTGACGGCCCAAAACCTGATGACCGTAACCAACTATTCAGGTATAGACCCGGAGACTTTCACAGGTATTGATAACAATCCTTACCCAAGATCAACCACCTTCATTGGAGGTGTAAACATTAACTTTTAA
- a CDS encoding LacI family DNA-binding transcriptional regulator, giving the protein MLIRIMKQAPVTIKDIARELGISPSTVSRALKDHPDISPETKKLVNDLAAQLNYEPNTIAMSLRSKKTHTIGVIIPEIVHFFFSTVISGIEEVAYKKGYTVMFCQSNETYEKEVIDTKALLAHRVDGFLISYSKETTNFDHFREIKKKEIPLVFFDRVPNEDLECSTITINDFESAERAVDHLAAENYKRIAHLAGPQNLEISKQRLEGYKNGIRKHNLYFEEAYVQYCGKGDFEEGQRCTKELLKLKNRPDAIFANNDVAAYGSMKAIKEAGLKIPDDVAIMGFSNWQFASLTEPQLTSIAQPGIEMGKAAARRLIMELEAGNEDIPPVDEVLKTDIIVRDSTRSVAK; this is encoded by the coding sequence ATTCTCATTAGAATTATGAAGCAAGCACCCGTCACTATTAAAGATATTGCCCGAGAACTGGGAATTTCCCCATCTACGGTTTCCAGAGCATTAAAAGATCATCCTGACATTAGTCCAGAGACCAAAAAGCTTGTGAATGATCTGGCTGCCCAGCTCAATTATGAGCCCAATACCATAGCCATGAGCCTCAGGAGCAAAAAGACCCATACTATAGGTGTCATCATTCCTGAGATCGTACATTTCTTTTTCTCAACTGTGATTTCCGGAATTGAAGAGGTCGCCTATAAAAAGGGTTATACAGTTATGTTCTGCCAGTCGAATGAAACCTACGAAAAGGAAGTGATTGATACCAAGGCACTATTGGCTCATCGTGTGGACGGCTTTTTGATCTCTTATTCAAAAGAAACCACCAACTTCGACCATTTCAGAGAGATCAAGAAGAAAGAGATTCCGTTGGTTTTCTTTGACAGAGTCCCAAACGAAGATTTAGAATGCAGCACCATTACCATCAATGATTTTGAGAGTGCGGAAAGAGCTGTGGATCATTTAGCTGCTGAAAACTACAAAAGAATTGCTCACCTGGCGGGACCACAAAATCTGGAGATCAGTAAACAAAGGCTAGAAGGATACAAAAACGGTATTCGAAAACACAATCTTTATTTCGAAGAAGCCTATGTGCAGTACTGCGGAAAAGGAGATTTCGAAGAAGGGCAGCGCTGCACCAAAGAGTTGCTCAAACTAAAAAACCGTCCTGATGCCATATTCGCCAACAATGATGTCGCGGCATATGGATCTATGAAAGCTATCAAAGAGGCCGGACTAAAAATACCCGACGATGTTGCTATCATGGGCTTTAGCAATTGGCAATTTGCCTCCTTGACAGAACCTCAATTGACCTCCATCGCGCAACCAGGCATCGAAATGGGAAAAGCAGCTGCCCGACGCCTAATCATGGAATTGGAAGCTGGCAATGAGGACATCCCTCCGGTAGATGAAGTCCTTAAAACGGACATCATTGTCAGAGACTCTACTCGATCTGTCGCCAAATAA
- a CDS encoding SGNH/GDSL hydrolase family protein has product MFSIFVSQLFNTIMKLTQAFLVVIMGFVAVGCSEPQPLIINYTDTDIEYSGRLDSTAGKVDMFWSGSTVKLNFKGRTVSALLQDERGDNYYNVIIDQDSMYVLRPDTAKHYYVLASGLSNGNHCVELFKRTEWDRGKTSFYGFKLEGEPRILAKDEEKKRKIEFYGNSITAGYAVEDTTGKDRPDSTFTNHYLSYAAITAGHFDAQRHTICKSGIGITISWFPMIMPEIYDRVDPEDPESQWDFSLFSPDLVVINLFQNDSWLVNMPEREEFKTNFGDSAPSDEELVAAYRDFVSEIRAHYPENDIICMLGNMDATREGSKWPGLVQSAVDSLQDDKIYTYFQPFKETGGHPSVEEQQIMADGLIQFIENNIEW; this is encoded by the coding sequence ATGTTTTCTATTTTCGTGTCTCAATTATTTAACACGATCATGAAATTGACTCAGGCATTTTTGGTAGTAATTATGGGGTTTGTTGCTGTAGGGTGCAGCGAACCACAACCGCTCATAATTAATTATACTGATACAGATATTGAATATTCAGGAAGACTAGACAGTACCGCAGGGAAAGTAGATATGTTTTGGTCTGGCAGTACTGTCAAACTCAATTTTAAGGGTAGAACCGTATCCGCTCTGCTACAAGATGAGCGAGGAGATAATTATTACAATGTGATCATAGATCAGGATAGTATGTACGTTTTGCGGCCTGATACTGCCAAACACTACTACGTTTTAGCTTCAGGGCTGTCAAATGGGAATCATTGTGTTGAATTGTTTAAAAGGACAGAGTGGGATAGAGGTAAGACTTCATTTTATGGTTTCAAGCTGGAAGGGGAACCCAGAATTTTGGCAAAGGATGAAGAGAAAAAGAGGAAAATCGAATTTTATGGAAACTCTATCACGGCTGGATATGCAGTGGAGGATACCACTGGAAAAGACAGGCCTGATAGTACGTTTACCAATCACTACTTGAGCTATGCAGCCATCACAGCGGGTCACTTTGATGCTCAGCGTCATACCATTTGCAAAAGCGGTATAGGAATTACCATTAGCTGGTTTCCGATGATTATGCCCGAAATCTATGATCGAGTAGATCCAGAAGACCCAGAGAGTCAATGGGATTTTTCCTTGTTTAGCCCTGATCTGGTAGTTATCAACTTGTTTCAAAATGATTCCTGGCTGGTTAATATGCCAGAAAGGGAAGAATTCAAAACAAATTTTGGGGACTCAGCTCCTAGTGATGAAGAGTTAGTAGCGGCTTATAGGGATTTTGTTTCTGAGATCAGAGCTCATTACCCAGAGAATGACATCATATGTATGTTAGGTAATATGGATGCTACCCGAGAGGGGTCTAAGTGGCCAGGACTCGTTCAAAGTGCGGTTGATAGTCTTCAGGATGATAAAATCTACACTTATTTTCAGCCATTCAAAGAAACGGGAGGTCACCCTTCTGTCGAGGAACAACAAATCATGGCTGATGGCCTGATTCAGTTTATCGAGAATAATATCGAATGGTAG